The window CATTTCTTCCATTTTGTAGTGGAAAGAGCCAAGAAATTGTTTGGTGGAGATCATTCATGATTTGGTGGTGAATGATAGCAAAAGTTGCATCACTTACACCACTGCAATTGTGAAAAAGTGCATCACCCTTCTTATATTTATTATCgtctttttttatttcaattttctcatttttttttatggtcaTGGTTTTTTCTTATCTATCTCGTTCGATTTTCTTTTGATAAACTCAATTGAAAACTATTCCCCAGATATCGTTTTCAAATTTACCATTACGTAATGTGTTGTACTAAGCATATAATATCACACTGAAGGAAATTACAAGTAGCTCTTCCACTAGTGGGATACCCAAATTTGATCATCCTAAAACTGATGAGTCAACTTCCCcaattttgttttgtcttccatGTTGATCTTGTGGACCCAATAGTTCAAAGGATGGGCTGCGATATCCTATTAGTTtccttattttaataaattggcGCCTAGTTTTATATAGATTGGTTGGTTCTTGCCTTGTTGGTTGGCTAAATTCCCTTTTTACATAAACTTTCAATTTTATGGCAAAGTTCATGGAAGCAGCAAAATCCATTTAAAGCCTCTGCTTTCTGCCTCTGCCTCCACCACTCAATCAAAGCCTCCACCTTTAaccccctctctccctctctctctcctccccaaTGGATGCTTCTTCTGCAACAACCATGGCGCTGAGagtctcctcctcttcctcctcctcatcgtCCTCCGCTTCTTTCAAGCCCAACAAGTCACTCCCTTTCAAGTTCACCACTTTCCGGCCTCCTCCCCAGCCCACCCTCTTCAAATCCCTCAAATGCATCCAAACGCCGCCGTCTTCCAATCCCAACCCATTAAAGCATCCGCCGCCGCCTCCCCAAAACCCTATCTCCGCCTCCCCCTTCTCCTGCTCCGCCCTCACCCTCTCACCCTCCACCTCGTCCCAAACAGCCGAGCTCGTCCCTTTAAAGCTCCAAACTTTGATCTCCGAGTTCCAATCTCTAGCCGAGCCGATCGATAGAGTTAAACGCTTGTTGCACTACGCGGCTCTCCTCCCACCGTTTGATGATTCGGCTCGGGTCGATTCCAACCGGGTCATGGGCTGCACGGCCCGGGTGTGGCTGCAGGCCGATATGGACGAGGAGGGCAAGATGAGATTCGCGGCGGACAGCGATTCCGAGATCACCAGGGGGTTCTGCTCGTGCCTGGTTTCGGTGCTCGACGGCGCATCGCCGGAGGAGGTGTTGGGGGTCAAGACCGACGACTTGTCGTCGCTCAATGTGGGATTGTCGGGCGCGCAGAGGTCTAGGGTTAACACGTGGCATAATGTGCTGGTCACTATGCAGAAAAAGACTAAGGCTTTGGTCGCCCAGCGGCATGGTACGCCGCCGTTCGAGCCTTTCCCGTCGCTCGTCGTCACCGCCGATGGGATTCAGGCAAAGGGCAGCTTCGCTGAGGCCCAGGTTAGCTATTGGATTGTGTTTCTGgttgatttatatgattatattgCGTAGAGCGCGTAAGTACTATTAGAAGTGCTTTTCTTAGAATTAAAGTGCACTACGAAGTGCGTATCCGAAAATGCTTTTATGACCCAGTACCATTTATGTTTTTGCTAAATGTAGTTAGAAGCGCTTTTGTTTGTCATAAATCACTTTTAGCCATTCAAAAGCAGTTCCAAAGTTGTCGTTACCATTTGTATTAGAttagtgtatgtattattattttttaattgtaaCCTAAGTTGGATCTGCATATTAAATTGCAGGCGAGGTACTTGTTTCCCAATGAATCGAAGGTTGAGGAACTTATTAATGTgttgaaggaaaagaaaattgggGTTGTTGCACATTTTTACATGGACCCAGAGGTTCAAGGTATTTTAACTGCTGCACAGAAACATTGGCCTCACATCCATATATCTGATTCATTGGTCATGGCGGATTCCGCTGTGAATATGGCGAAAGCTGGTTGCGAATACATTACAGTGTTGGGTGTTGATTTTATGTCGGAAAATGTCCGGGCTATACTTGATCAGGCTGGCTTTGAAAAGGTAGCTCCTTTGCTTCTATTCATGTATTAGTAAGAAATGTAAAACATGTACTGTACTTATTATGTTGGTTTGGCTCCCCTATTTACGATGTAGTATGCCTTAATTATAGTAAAGTTAACTGGATCTTGGTTTGGCGCCGCATACTGGTGACACAGTTGATGAATATATTCATTTCATATACTTTGATTGCAGGTTGGTGTGTACAGGATGTCAAATGAACGTATTGGTTGTTCATTGGCAGATGCTGCATCTAGTCCTTCGTACATGAGCTATCTTGAGGCAGCTTCTAGGTCTCCACATTCGTTGCATGTTGTCTACATTAATACTTCTCTAGAAACAAAAGCATATGCTCATGAGGTTGTGCCAACAATTACGTGCACATCTTCAAATGTTGTCCAAACCATTTTGCAGGTTGGTGGGATCAGAACCATTTATCTTAATTGTTTTGGAATTCCCAATGTCTCTTTCCAAATGCAACTggcactcaattttttttttcttttggctatTGTACTTTCGCTAACTTCGAGTTCCTTGTCTTCTGCAGGCTTTTGTTCAAGTGCCAGATGCAAACATATGGTACGGACCTGATTCCTACATGGGTGCAAATATTAGAGAATTACTCCAGCAGATGACTAAGATGACTAATGAAGAAATTGCTGAGATACATCCAGAACATAATAGAGACACAATCGGATCTTTGCTACCTCGCCTACATTATTTTCAGGTACGTGTACTTTCATGGCTTGTTTTAGTGCTATTCATAAATTCATTTCATAGCGTCGGAAATCAGTTTTCCTTGCATTTTCGGATGATGGACCTCTCACTACTTATTTCTCTATTGTATCAGGAGGGGACATGCATAGTGCATCATTTATTTGGAAATGAAGTTGTCGACAGGATAAAAGAAATGTACTGTGATGCATATCTAACTGCCCATTTTGAGGTCCCAGGAGAGATGTTCTCATTGGCAATGGAAGCAAAGAGAAGAGGAATGGGGGTTGTGGGTTCTACCCAGAACATACTAGATTTCATAAAACAGAGGATTCAAGAGGCTTTGGATAGAAATGTCAGTGAGCACCTTAAGTTTGTGTTAGGAACGGAATCCGGAATGGTGACTTCAATTGTTGCAGCAGTTCGTAGTTTGTTAGGTTCTGCAAGATCTGGAGGAGCAGAAATTAATGTAGAAATTGTATTTCCAGTTTCATCAGATTCAGTGACAACATCAAGTTCTTCCCCAGGCCTTAACTCTGTAAAACTAGGCGATGTCATACTACCTGTTATACCTGGAGTTTCCAGTGGGGAGGGATGTTCCATCAATGGCGGCTGTGCATCCTGCCCATACATGAAGGTTAGCATTCCTATTTTGAGTTTGACTTCGATAAGTTTACAAAGGTTAATATGTTCTTAAATATTCCACCATGCTATATGTCTGAGATAACCAAACTGTTACAAAATTATCCAGTCTAACGCGTCTAAATATGGTACATGCATGTGTGTTACATTGGCTGTAGCATCTGCAGACTGTAATGTATCTCAAAACGAACACTAGCCTTGGCGTAGTATTCAGGTCCCTCATAACAGGGGCAATGCTCAACGCAGGGTCTTCTCTTTTTATGATGCGTGCTTGTTGTATTGTTACATAACCGTGTAATTGGCTGATGAAATCCTGGAAGACATctgaaaatattttttacaaGTATTGGTAGGAGTCAAGGATATTCTCAGAAAAGTATGGTTGCAAGAATAGTTAATACCGGGTTCTCTTCTGTAACAGTTTGTCATGGCAATTCTTATTACAAATTAAATCAgtatagataaaaaaaaaaaattcaagttgaTGATTAGGACATGCTTGAGCTAAGGTTTCTCACTTAGCCTTTCGTGTAAACTGTCAGATGAATTCTCTCACCTCCCTCCTGAAAGTTTGCCACCACCTGCCTGCCGGGACAAATAATACCCTTTCCGCATATGAGGCCAGCCGATTCAAACTTCAAACTCCCAATGGGAAGTCAGTAGCGGATGTTGGGTGCGAACCAATACTGCACATGAGGCACTTCCAGGTTAGTTTCTCAGGACAGTAAATATATTACACTACGTATAAGGAGCTTAATGAGTTTTTGGATTCACCTCTATGTGGATATCTTTTGCAGGCCTCTAAAAAGCTGCCGGAGAAGCTTATTTCCCAGATCATTCATCGGTCTGGTGACGGAAACTCAGTGTTGTTAAATTAAGTGAAAGCTTTAGCCTACATAAGATCAACCTTGATTGCAAGCAGATTATCATGAATGTCCAGAACTTTGTAGTGGCATCCAGAACTTTGTAGTGgcatttcttcaatttcttttatcATACACGACGATCATAGCAGTTTAACTGGTTTAATTACACGCAGCATAGTTCAGTGTTTAGAGATCTATAGAAATGAAAGTTATATTAACATCGATTTTTGCGTTGAAACTGTATAGCCGTCAGAACAATGACATTCTTTATTATTTGATGCCGAGGTTTACTGAAAATATTGGATTTTTACATTGAAACTGTATAGCCGTCAGAACAATGACCATTTTCCAGGTATGTCAACATTAGGGAGTGAAGTTGAAGACCATGGATTCTCTGTATTTCAAGTAAGAAACGTACTTCATATAGTAGCTTGTGCGCTCATGACTTTCAATTGCTACTTGCGCGTGAGTGACTGTTTTTAGCAAAATTCTTTGAGTTCTAATAAACATTTGAGGCGGGCTTGTGGGTTCCATTCTCAAATTGTCAAGGACTCTAGGCCTATTATTTCCCCAATTATTGTGATGAAGATATGCAACAATATGAGCCATGTGATCCAGTATCAAAAAGTCTTGTTTGATATTGCTTCTGGAATGGTTAATAGCATCTTTCGACTATAAAAAAGTGTTTCATATGTGCTTTACAAGAAACGAGAAAATGTTTCCTCCAAATATTCTTCCAACAagcatttaaaaatttaataaaagttTGACATGTTTATAATAAAATACTCATGGGATAATAGTTTTTAAGTTgctgaaattattttaaaagcagctttttaaaagatgaggttaAAATTGTATTtggcaaatgaaaaaaaaaattgctttttgTCAAAATCATAGGTCCAAAACAGTAGAAAATAGAAGCAGTTGTACCCCTACTTCTAAAAACAACGCTTTTTTTTTAGCACAGTAACCCTAAACTAACCCTTATTTATAGCTACGCCCCCTAGAACTCCATTTTAATCTCAATTTGCTCTCTGTTAACtcaaaagtcactactttaCTCCTCTAAGCTCAAAATTTGTTCTACTTGACTTATGGATTGTCTCTTCTCCCATAAACTTATAGGTCGTCTCCTAAAACATATGTGGGATCCAACTCCCAATAAGACTATGTTACACGTGCAATAAATTTTGTTACAAATCTCCATTATGCGTAAACATTCAACAGTCATATAATATTAAGTTTTATAGAGAAATTAACAGATCTAAGACAATGTGGAGCGATTTTAAGTTTTATAGAGACGACTTTCAAATTTCAGGGAGCAAACTGGGATCAAAACCGAGTTTCAGGAGGCAAGGTAaagtgaattttgagtttcagggAGTAAAATTGTGACTTTTAAGTTACAGAGAATAAAGTGAGATTAAAATCGAGTTCGCGAAGCTAAAAATATCACAAGTGATGCTAAAATATGCCCAATAGCCCAATAATAAATAGCTCCTAATTTTCGTTTTAAATTTCTAAAATTTCCTAAACAATTGCATTTTACCATTTTATTTGATATActcactgtttttttttttttttgaaatcatAATTTCTCTAAAGTTTAAAGAAGAGGAGGCTATCCTATCTCAAAGTCAAGCCATAAGCCTTTTTTAGGACTTATAGGTAGGTTTtagcctttaaaaaaaaaaaaaaaaaaaacagattgtCCACCAAGAGTAATTGTAAACAACATGACTCAAATTTAGGCCTTGATCTCGAAGAGAATGATCCTACAACAAAAAATTATGCTTTAAATCTAATATGGGACTTGTTCAAAAGTGATTATGAAATGACTAAAAAcgtttttgacaaattttttttttagcaccATGAGCACTTGCATTCTTGCACAAAGCATTTAAGTGGTTTTTTGGAATATACAgaatttttattaaagattggttccaaaagcactctCACAAAAGTGATTTAAGTCATTTAAAACACTTCTGGCCTAGTACTGCAGTCTAATGAAATtcattttcacttataagtgagcaGTCTTcagtttgattctcgccaaaaacgaagttaaaccacattattatgacaAACTCATTATAAGGCTTAGCTCATTCCCTCACTCCTTTCGTGTAGATACtattatttgttcaaaaaaaaaaaacacttccaaacaagCTTATAGTCATTAACAGCGAAACGGGGAAGAAAACCCTAGGCAGTATGAGTACGAAAAAAAGACAGTCCAAACCAAGCGGGAGGAAGAAGCAAAGGAGTTTCAATTTCTCCTCACGATAGGAAAACAAAGGTATCAAGGAATTTCTCCTCACGATAGCAGTATGAGTACGATTGCAGGTCATTGTGATGGGATTATTTGTCTAAACTTTACCTCTCATGACGATTACTATCCTGACGAGATTGTTTTATTCAATCCAGCAACCTCTCATGACGATTACTATCCTGACGAGATTGTTTTATTCAATCCAGCAATCAAGGAATTTGAGATTCTTCCCGAGTCTCACCTTCTTCAtctccatcaccatcaccactaATATGATTGTGTAGGGACAGTATATCCCTATACCAAAAGCTGTGGGGTTCGGGTACGATTTCAAAGCTAAAATTACAAGGTTGTTAGTGTTCGTCCGTGGTCTTATTCTTATAAACCTACAGTAGAGGTATACACTTTAGGTGCTCATTCGTGGAGAGAGATCGAGTGTGATATCGATTGTGATGCCTTGCGGATCCATTCCACTTACGTCTACTTCAAGGTATTTTTTTTACTGGTGTTTCTGCTGAAGTACCATGGACTAAGAGTATCATCCTTTCCTTTGACATGGGCGAGGAGGTATTTCATGAAATACCAGATCCATATAGTACccttgagagagagagcgaaGATATAGTAGACTTGCATTGGGGAATGAATCCGTCGCTATTTTTTTCTTACCTGGAAAAATCCATGACCGGGATAATGTCTTCGATATGTGGGTGATGGATGACTCTAGAAGAAGTTGGAGCAAATGGTTAACGATCAAAATGTACCAGGTATTGAGTTTCCGTTGGCATTTTGGTAGAGGGACGAGCTTATTATGGCAGCCGCTAATAGACGTATTGTCTCCAACAACCTAGTCGCACGAAAGCTCAACAATCTTCTGATTCATCACAATGAAAATCGAGAATATAATCAAGTTATTGTTTATCCAGAGAGCATTGTTTCTGTGAAGAGGGACAACAAGAAGCTTAAGGGCATAGAGCTAAACAGACTGGTTCTCTCCGAGATGTTCGAAAAACGTAGCCAGAACAGGAGAAAGGTCTACATGAACCAGAATTGATGggaattaattttattaatgtttAATTATCTGCGAATGAATAGTGGAAGTCCTATTCTTCTCAGTTTGGAACTTTGGATTGCCTACAGATTAGGAGTATCTCGTTTATTTTGAAGTATGTCGATCATGGGATTAGTTGTTCCATGTTTTTAGCTATTGTTGTTATTTCTACGTGTATTTATGTTGAAGTTTCAGTCAATGAATAAATACTTCAGTTCAACCAATTTTCATACTCTCAAGCTTTCAATTCTAgtctttagttttcaaaaaaaattcacaacatcaattgtGTATgaaattaatataaacaacact is drawn from Malus domestica chromosome 14, GDT2T_hap1 and contains these coding sequences:
- the LOC103431122 gene encoding quinolinate synthase, chloroplastic-like; amino-acid sequence: MDASSATTMALRVSSSSSSSSSSASFKPNKSLPFKFTTFRPPPQPTLFKSLKCIQTPPSSNPNPLKHPPPPPQNPISASPFSCSALTLSPSTSSQTAELVPLKLQTLISEFQSLAEPIDRVKRLLHYAALLPPFDDSARVDSNRVMGCTARVWLQADMDEEGKMRFAADSDSEITRGFCSCLVSVLDGASPEEVLGVKTDDLSSLNVGLSGAQRSRVNTWHNVLVTMQKKTKALVAQRHGTPPFEPFPSLVVTADGIQAKGSFAEAQARYLFPNESKVEELINVLKEKKIGVVAHFYMDPEVQGILTAAQKHWPHIHISDSLVMADSAVNMAKAGCEYITVLGVDFMSENVRAILDQAGFEKVGVYRMSNERIGCSLADAASSPSYMSYLEAASRSPHSLHVVYINTSLETKAYAHEVVPTITCTSSNVVQTILQAFVQVPDANIWYGPDSYMGANIRELLQQMTKMTNEEIAEIHPEHNRDTIGSLLPRLHYFQEGTCIVHHLFGNEVVDRIKEMYCDAYLTAHFEVPGEMFSLAMEAKRRGMGVVGSTQNILDFIKQRIQEALDRNVSEHLKFVLGTESGMVTSIVAAVRSLLGSARSGGAEINVEIVFPVSSDSVTTSSSSPGLNSVKLGDVILPVIPGVSSGEGCSINGGCASCPYMKMNSLTSLLKVCHHLPAGTNNTLSAYEASRFKLQTPNGKSVADVGCEPILHMRHFQASKKLPEKLISQIIHRSGDGNSVLLN